From one Leishmania panamensis strain MHOM/PA/94/PSC-1 chromosome 9 sequence genomic stretch:
- a CDS encoding hypothetical protein (TriTrypDB/GeneDB-style sysID: LpmP.09.1250), which translates to MEPHSGGCAPQWTAAGNGADVSVLSDAGETGPDVRAHYYYACRHCRVHLFDAAEVLPHDPREGARKTFKFRRGGPSQGDGELSGEPSGAFSTAGLCTSLFLDPDQTPWVTEDMREASKRGAVVKPDTIYCRNPLCRAKLGTQSWTGSQCSCGAWITPAFRIHARVVDRMLYSAPTSVARTTSSPQ; encoded by the coding sequence ATGGAGCCGCACAGTGGCGGGTGCGCGCCCCAATGGACGGCCGCCGGCAACGGGGCGGACGTCTCCGTGCTCTCAGACGCGGGTGAGACAGGCCCGGACGTGCGCGCGCATTACTACTACGCGTGCCGGCACTGTCGCGTGCATCTCTTCGATGCCgcagaggtgctgccgcacgATCCGCGAGAGGGCGCCAGGAAAACGTTTAAGTTTCGACGTGGTGGCCCGTCCCAGGGCGACGGGGAACTCAGCGGCGAACCGTCAGGCGCGTTCTCTACTGCAGGGCTCTGCACCAGCCTCTTCCTGGACCCTGACCAGACGCCATGGGTGACGGAAGACATGCGCGAGGCGAGCAAACGCGGAGCCGTGGTGAAGCCGGACACAATCTATTGCCGTAACCCTCTCTGTCGCGCGAAGCTCGGGACGCAGTCGTGGACGGGGTCGCAGTGTTCCTGCGGTGCGTGGATCACCCCAGCCTTCCGCATTCACGCCCGAGTCGTGGACAGGATGCTGTACTCAGCACCGACTTCAGTtgcacgcaccacctcctcaccgcAATGA